The following coding sequences lie in one Spinacia oleracea cultivar Varoflay chromosome 1, BTI_SOV_V1, whole genome shotgun sequence genomic window:
- the LOC110779625 gene encoding uncharacterized protein: MKTLELKLFGAVRGKVGDFRAFDSRALWEAARIGKTSGICFKKQNITSQNPLTAGNSVGKNDSEAMNTTEKLEEGYSTQRPPMFSGKYYSYWRNRMEIFIKAEYYQVWRVIEVGDFQVTKLNTSDETVPKPIAEFDKADYEKLELNAMAVKILHRGLGPNEHNRVMGCKNAKQIWDLLQVTHEGTNEVKRSKIDLLMHQYELFTMKPSETIQDMITRFTNIINELNSLGKIITPEEQVRKVLRSLPQDPWMAKVTALQETKDFTKFNLEQLAGSLLTHELQLNARPSENKKNRALALKTENDENSKEDEETALFARRFRRMFRNYKDGDHRGKPNLKFSKTDTGCHKCGNLEHRIRECPLWDQERGKGKETTKDRFKDNRNSFSKTEVRKAMIAACSAHLCLVAEHEEDGPDSESEKFQASLAQIKNKLESLSKLELFDLLSCLTSDYEDLLKEKLDSDKEHQTTIKELTDELEWTKNTNIDIDNRFFNLFDQNLHIKEICEALRSENTWLKQELIDLEVAKTKSLYKGELERTQLELVKIHQEKTNLEDELARKTRHRIEGTPKWIEEARTKRTEGLGFNYKKRHPRKTRVDLYSDIVCSFCGLIGHYRNSCPKNQRGLEKNIEHTRTKWVEVRGNNTWYLDSGCSKHMTGDRNRFLSLTTYEGGTVTFGDNKKSNTDTVILEGQRKGNTYVVNLNSVPHSNLTCLSVIEDDPLLWHKRFGHASFSLMNKLNSKKFSHRSSEYQVRKIISM, from the exons agccagaaccCTTTAACTGCAGGTAATTCTGTCGGGAAAAACGATTCTGAAGCTATGAACACCACTGAGAAACTCGAAGAGGGATACTCAACACAACGACCTCCAATGTTTAGTGGCAAATACTATTCATATTGGAgaaacaggatggagatctTTATCAAGGCTGAGTACTATCAAGTATGGAGAgtcattgaagttggagacttccaaGTCACTAAGCTAAACACCTCTGATGAAACCGTTCCTAAACCGATTGCTGAATTTGACAAAGCCGACTACGAAAAACTCGAGcttaatgccatggctgtcaaaattctTCACCGTGGACTAGGTCCAAACGAGCACAATAGAGTAATGGGATGCAAGAATGCGAAGCAAATTTGGGATCTGCTCCAAGTTactcatgaaggaacaaacGAAGTCAAAAGATCAAAGATTGATCTTTTAATGCACCAGTATGAGTTGTTCACCATGAAGCCTTCTGAAACAATTCAAGACATGATCACCCGCTTCACTAACATCATCAATGAATTGAACTCTCTTGGCAAAATCATAACCCCTGAGGAACAAGTTAGAAAGGTTCTAAGAAGTCTTCCACAGGATCCCTGGATGGCCAAGGTAACTGCTCTTCAGGAAACTAAAGACTTCACCAAGTTTAACCTGGAACAACTAGCTGGATCCCTCCTGACTCATGAACTGCAACTAAATGCACGACCTTcagagaataaaaaaaatagggcTCTCGCtctaaaaactgaaaatgatGAAAACTCTAAAGAGGATGAGGAAACAGCCCTATTTGCTAGGAGATTCAGAAGAATGTTCAGAAACTATAAAGATGGAGATCACAGAGGCAAACCTAACCTGAAATTCTCTAAAACTGATACTGGATGCCATAAGTGTGGAAACTTGGAACATCGCATTAGGGAATGTCCCCTCTGGGATCAAGAAcgaggaaaaggaaaggaaacaacCAAAGACAGATTCAAAGATAACAGGAACTCATTCTCCAAAACTGAGGTGAGAAAGGCCATGATTGCTGCATGTTCAGCTCACCTGTGCCTTGTAGCTGAACATGAAGAAGATGGACCTGACTCAGAATCTGAAAAATTCCAGGCAAGTCTCgctcaaattaaaaataaacttgAATCTCTTTCCAAATTAGAATTGTTTGACCTACTTTCCTGTCTCACTAGTGATTATGAGGATCTCCTAAAAGAAAAGTTAGATTCTGATAAAGAACACCAGACTACCATAAAGGAACTTACTGATGAGCTAGAATGGACAAAAAATACTAACATAGATATAGACAATCGGTTCTTTAACCTCTTTGATCAGAACCTCCACATAAAAGAAATCTGTGAAGCCTTGCGAAGTGAAAACACCTGGCTAAAACAGGAATTGATTGATCTAGAAGTAGCCAAGACTAAAAGCCTTTACAAAGGTGAACTAGAAAGAACTCAACTGGAACTAGTCAAGATTCACCAAGAAAAGACCAACCTAGAAGATGAACTAGCTAGAAAGACTAGACACAGAATAGAAGGAACACCTAAATGGATAGAAGAAGCTAGAACCAAACGCACAGAAGGACTAGGTTTCAATTATAAGAAACGTCACCCTAGAAAGACTAGAGTAGATCTCTACAGTGACATAGTATGCTCCTTCTGTGGTCTAATTGGTCATTACAGAAACTCATGTCCCAAAAACCAAAGAGGCTTGGAAAAGAACATAGAACACACCAGAACTAaatgg GtcgaagtgagggggaacaacacatGGTATCTAGACAGCggttgttccaagcacatgacaggagacagaaACAGATTTCTCTCACTCACGACCTATGAAGGTGGAACTGTGACTTTTGGCGATAATAAAAAAAG TAACACTGATACAGTGATCTTAGAGGGACAGaggaaagggaacacatatgtgGTTAACCTTAACTCTGTTCCTCACTCCAATCTGACCTGTCTTagtgttattgaagatgatccattATTGTGGCATAAAAGATTTGGtcatgctagtttctctctaATGAACAAGTTGAATTCAAAAAAATTTAGTCACAGGTCTTCCGAATACCAAGTTCGCAAAATTATCAGTATGTGA